From Ascaphus truei isolate aAscTru1 chromosome 20, aAscTru1.hap1, whole genome shotgun sequence, one genomic window encodes:
- the LOC142471250 gene encoding E3 ubiquitin/ISG15 ligase TRIM25-like encodes MASAGLREELTCPICLSIYTQPVTLRCGHNFCQGCIGSVWDSQGGSGLYTCPECRAEFQERPALQRNLKLCNIAERFLSTQPEQEEAVIFCTYCVTSSVPAAKTCLLCDASLCDIHLERHSKSEEHVLTEPTTSLKNRKCPVHKKLLEYYCTEDAACICVTCCLVGEHRGHQVESLNEASEKKKEKLRHVLEKLTSVREETEKRAQSLQGQKREVHEKAAGVTARVTALIRDIRAQLEVLEKRVLSEITRWEEQVSLRVSDLIQQLEIKKDELSRKMLHIEELSNITDPLTVLHGRESDIAEDRERGGNKVPAVGDLDEVLIPLTLQRLADIVTDLKAKSGFCVQGDSGILLDVNTAANDVSVSGDLKTASCSEIDQLRPNTPGRFKSFQVLSSRSFSSGQHYWEVEISESGRRGVGISYPSIVRKGVRSLIGHNKKSWGLYMCDNNHAVIHDSIQTWIYPESPVQRLGIYLDYEAGRLSFYQLCDPMRHLHTVTATFTEPLHAAFYVCKKGWVRTRS; translated from the coding sequence ATGGCGTCTGCTGGTCTGAGAGAGGAGCTAACCTGCCCCATCTGCCTGAGCATTTATACCCAGCCTGTAACGCTGAGATGTGGGCATAACTTCTGCCAGGGCTGTATTGGGAGTGTGTGGGATTCCCAGGGGGGATCTGGACTTTATACCTGTCCTGAATGCAGAGCAGAGTTTCAGGAGCGTCCtgcactgcagaggaacctgaAGCTGTGTAACATAGCGGAGCGTTTCCTTTCTACTCAGCCGGAGCAGGAGGAGGCTGTGATCTTCTGCACTTACTGTGTTACCTCCTCTGTACCCGCTGCTAAAACATGTCTGCTGTGTGATGCCTCCCTGTGTGATATTCACCTAGAGAGACACAGCAAGTCAGAGGAACACGTCTTAACTGAGCcaaccacctccttaaagaaCAGGAAATGTCCCGTCCACAAGAAGCTCCTAGAGTATTACTGCACTGAGGATGCTGCCTGTATCTGTGTGACCTGCTGCCTGGTCGGAGAGCACAGGGGACACCAGGTGGAGTCGCTGAATGAGGCCTctgagaagaagaaggagaaacTGAGACATGTTCTGGAGAAACTGACCTCAGTGAGAGAGGAGACTGAGAAAAGGGCCCAGAGTCTGCAGGGACAGAAGAGAGAAGTGCACGAGAAAGCAGCTGGGGTAACAGCCCGAGTCACTGCCCTGATTAGGGACATCAGGGCACAGCTGGAAGTCCTAGAGAAGCGAGTCCTGAGTGAGATCACCAGGTGGGAAGAGCAGGTTTCTCTCCGAGTCTCTGATCTAATCCAGCAGCTGGAAATAAAGAAGGACGAGCTGTCCAGGAAGATGCTTCACATTGAGGAGCTGAGCAACATCACTGATCCACTAACTGTCTTACATGGACGGGAATCAGACATTGCTGAGgaccgagagagagggggtaataaGGTCCCTGCTGTAGGGGATTTGGATGAGGTTCTGATCCCACTGACCTTACAGAGATTAGCTGATATTGTGACTGATCTAAAAGCAAAGAGCGGGTTCTGTGTGCAGGGGGATTCAGGCATATTACTGGATGTAAATACAGCTGCTAATGATGTATCTGTATCAGGTGACCTGAAAACTGCATCCTGCTCAGAAATAGACCAGTTACGCCCAAATACACCAGGGAGATTTAAGAGTTTTCAGGTTTTAAGCAGCAGGAGTTTTTCCTCAGGACAACATTACTGGGAAGTGGAGATCAGTGAATCAGGGCGCAGGGGGGTAGGGATTTCCTATCCCAGTATAGTAAGGAAAGGAGTTCGGTCCCTCATAGGACATAATAAGAAGTCCTGGGGTTTGTACATGTGTGATAATAATCATGCAGTGATACATGACTCAATACAAACATGGATATATCCCGAGTCTCCCGTGCAGAGATTAGGAATATACCTGGACTATGAGGCTGGGCGGCTGTCCTTTTATCAGCTGTGTGACCCGATGAGACACTTACACACCGTCACTGCCACCTTCACTGAGCCTCTTCATGCTGCGTTCTATGTATGTAAGAAAGGCTGGGTCAGAACCAGGAGCTAG